In Sporichthya polymorpha DSM 43042, a genomic segment contains:
- a CDS encoding cache domain-containing protein, whose amino-acid sequence MALHQMIETSESVGQHVATAAEAVFELVSNLRRTTENLFAEAHRDGRPVGVADLAAIDAIAIGMLGEVDGIIPGAGFIAAPNTLSDAPRWLQWWQQGRNGTASRLVVELDPSRDRFYDYVPLPWFAVPAATGRRHVTGPYVDYVCSDEYALTFTEPIFVGGTFVGVAGADVFVNRYESLVLPPLRSLPSAAALVNTQGRVIVSNTARLVTGSLVRRLDLAGFVAGGEATSSRQGLTLQRCGDVPMVLLVGDRLVA is encoded by the coding sequence GTGGCGCTGCACCAGATGATCGAGACCTCCGAGTCGGTGGGCCAGCACGTCGCGACGGCCGCCGAAGCCGTCTTCGAGCTGGTCTCGAACCTGCGCCGCACCACCGAGAACCTCTTCGCCGAGGCGCACCGCGACGGCCGCCCGGTCGGAGTCGCGGACCTGGCCGCCATCGACGCCATCGCGATCGGCATGCTCGGCGAGGTCGACGGCATCATCCCCGGCGCCGGCTTCATCGCCGCCCCGAACACGCTGAGCGACGCCCCGCGCTGGCTGCAGTGGTGGCAGCAGGGCCGCAACGGCACCGCGTCGCGACTGGTCGTCGAACTCGACCCGAGCCGGGACCGCTTCTACGACTACGTGCCCCTCCCCTGGTTCGCCGTCCCCGCGGCGACCGGCCGCCGCCACGTCACCGGCCCGTACGTCGACTACGTGTGCAGCGACGAGTACGCGCTCACCTTCACCGAGCCGATCTTCGTCGGCGGGACCTTCGTCGGCGTCGCCGGCGCGGACGTCTTCGTCAACCGCTACGAGTCGCTCGTGCTCCCGCCGCTGCGGTCGCTCCCGAGCGCCGCTGCCCTGGTGAACACCCAGGGCCGCGTGATCGTGTCCAACACGGCCCGACTCGTCACCGGCTCCCTGGTCCGCCGACTCGACCTCGCCGGCTTCGTCGCCGGCGGCGAGGCGACCAGCAGCCGGCAGGGGCTGACCCTGCAGCGCTGCGGCGACGTCCCGATGGTCCTGCTCGTCGGGGACCGCCTGGTCGCCTGA
- a CDS encoding FadR/GntR family transcriptional regulator — protein MHRWAPDARAAVFAPLDTLSRTELVAGRLADAIVLGLLADEEQLPSEADLAAQLAVSTVTVREALTVLRERGLVETRRGRGGGSFVRAPADPTAAELRERLARISLIELRDLFDHYAAVGGTAGRLAAERASAEDIERLERAADQLAAATDAGARRRAEGYFHLEIAAAAQSARLAREELALQSELGALLWAPFEGEAVQRRAAAQHREIIAAIADGDGPLARDLVEAHVRAAAERVTELRLNLLT, from the coding sequence ATGCATCGGTGGGCACCGGACGCCCGGGCCGCCGTGTTCGCGCCGCTCGACACCCTCAGCCGTACCGAGCTCGTCGCGGGGCGACTGGCCGACGCGATCGTGCTCGGCCTGCTCGCCGACGAGGAGCAGCTGCCGAGCGAGGCCGACCTCGCCGCCCAGCTCGCCGTCTCCACCGTGACCGTGCGCGAGGCCCTCACCGTCCTGCGCGAGCGCGGCCTGGTCGAGACCCGCCGGGGCCGGGGCGGCGGCAGCTTCGTCCGAGCCCCGGCCGACCCCACGGCCGCGGAACTCCGCGAGCGCCTGGCCCGGATCTCGCTCATCGAACTCCGCGACCTGTTCGACCACTACGCCGCCGTGGGCGGCACCGCCGGCCGGCTCGCCGCTGAGCGAGCCTCAGCCGAGGACATCGAACGGCTGGAACGGGCGGCCGACCAGCTCGCCGCGGCGACGGACGCCGGCGCCCGCCGCCGCGCGGAGGGCTACTTCCACCTCGAGATCGCGGCGGCGGCGCAGTCCGCCCGGCTCGCGCGCGAGGAGCTCGCGCTGCAGAGCGAGCTCGGCGCCCTGCTCTGGGCGCCGTTCGAGGGCGAGGCCGTGCAACGACGCGCGGCCGCGCAGCACCGCGAAATTATCGCCGCCATCGCCGACGGCGACGGCCCGCTGGCCCGCGATCTGGTCGAGGCCCACGTGCGCGCGGCGGCGGAAAGAGTGACCGAACTGCGACTGAATTTGCTGACCTGA
- a CDS encoding aspartate aminotransferase family protein translates to MASGMTSGPTSHLSDVWFSVTDLEVVSGSGCVVTTGDGTEYLDFSSGIAVTSTGHCHPKVVAAIADQAGRFLHAQANVYRHNLMNPLADRLAEITPDPIEVFFLANSGAEATEGGVKLARQATGRQNVIVFEGSFHGRSMLAMAMTTSKSGYRAGYQPLPAGIFVAPFPTALKFGGDIEAATDHCLAALRHLLVSQTAPAETAAIVLEPVLGEGGYYAAPPRFLRGVEEICRDHGILFVADEIQTGFARTGRMFAVEHAGVRPDILLMAKGIASGFPISAIGASAEVMSRWPRGSHGGTYGGNPIGCAAALATIDVLTEPGFLDHVEARGQQLRAGLEKAAADDAGVAEVRGLGLMVAVELVDPATGRPDGARVSAVLRSCLEEGQLILMGAGSYGNIVRFMPPLIVSEAEVDRAVDAFAAALRKTRG, encoded by the coding sequence ATGGCTTCGGGGATGACCTCGGGTCCGACCTCGCACCTGTCGGACGTGTGGTTCTCCGTGACGGACCTCGAGGTGGTCTCCGGTTCGGGCTGTGTGGTGACCACCGGGGACGGCACCGAGTACCTCGATTTCTCCAGCGGCATCGCCGTGACCAGCACCGGCCACTGCCACCCGAAGGTCGTCGCGGCGATCGCCGATCAGGCGGGGCGCTTTCTCCACGCCCAGGCGAACGTCTACCGCCACAACCTGATGAATCCCTTGGCGGATCGGCTGGCCGAGATCACCCCGGACCCGATCGAGGTCTTCTTCCTCGCGAACTCCGGCGCCGAGGCCACCGAAGGCGGGGTGAAGCTGGCCCGGCAGGCGACCGGGCGGCAGAACGTCATCGTCTTCGAGGGCAGCTTCCACGGCCGCTCGATGCTCGCGATGGCGATGACCACGTCCAAGTCCGGCTACCGGGCGGGCTATCAGCCGCTGCCCGCCGGCATCTTTGTGGCGCCGTTCCCCACCGCGCTGAAGTTCGGCGGCGACATCGAGGCCGCCACCGACCACTGCCTGGCGGCGCTGCGGCATCTGTTGGTCAGTCAGACCGCGCCGGCCGAGACCGCCGCGATCGTGCTCGAGCCCGTCCTCGGTGAGGGTGGCTACTACGCGGCCCCGCCGCGCTTCCTGCGCGGGGTCGAGGAGATCTGCCGCGACCACGGCATCCTCTTCGTCGCGGACGAGATCCAGACCGGGTTCGCCCGCACCGGCCGGATGTTCGCCGTCGAGCACGCCGGCGTCCGCCCCGACATCCTGCTGATGGCCAAGGGCATCGCGTCCGGCTTCCCGATCTCGGCGATCGGCGCCTCGGCCGAGGTCATGAGCCGCTGGCCGCGTGGGTCCCACGGGGGGACCTACGGCGGCAACCCGATCGGCTGCGCGGCCGCGCTCGCCACGATCGACGTCCTCACCGAGCCCGGCTTCCTCGACCACGTCGAGGCGCGCGGGCAGCAGCTGCGCGCCGGACTGGAGAAGGCCGCCGCCGACGACGCCGGGGTGGCCGAGGTTCGTGGCCTCGGGCTGATGGTGGCGGTCGAACTCGTCGACCCGGCAACGGGCCGACCGGACGGGGCACGGGTGAGCGCGGTACTGCGCTCCTGTCTGGAGGAGGGCCAACTGATCCTCATGGGGGCCGGCAGCTACGGGAACATCGTCCGCTTCATGCCACCGCTGATCGTCTCCGAGGCCGAGGTGGACCGCGCGGTCGACGCCTTCGCCGCCGCCCTGCGGAAGACGCGCGGCTGA
- a CDS encoding ABC transporter ATP-binding protein encodes MGAAVRLEGIGKRYGDVDVLTGVDLEVDEGEFFSMLGPSGSGKTTCLRIVAGLVEPSWGRVLLHGEDVTARPPYQRDVNTVFQDYALFPHMSVGDNVAYGLMVEKVPKAERRRRASEALAMVRLEGYEKRRPTQLSGGQRQRVALARALVKRPRVLLLDEPLGALDLKLREQMQKELKAIQAEVGITFIFVTHDQAEALSMSDRIAVFNEGRIVQVAPPAELYENPADAFVAGFVGTSNLLGPESARKILGREGTFTVRPEKIRLVDIDGPGAGDGECSATGVVTDVSYLGAETRYTVTLDAGDELVVTEQNLATKSTDALAARDRPVRLIWGEQHNRLLPG; translated from the coding sequence ATGGGAGCGGCGGTCCGGCTCGAGGGAATCGGCAAGCGCTACGGCGACGTCGACGTGCTCACCGGCGTGGACCTCGAGGTCGACGAGGGCGAGTTCTTCTCGATGCTCGGACCGTCGGGGTCCGGCAAGACGACCTGCCTGCGGATCGTCGCCGGCCTCGTCGAGCCGAGTTGGGGCCGGGTGCTCCTGCACGGCGAGGACGTCACCGCCCGGCCGCCGTACCAGCGGGACGTCAACACGGTCTTCCAGGACTACGCGCTGTTCCCGCACATGTCGGTCGGGGACAACGTGGCCTACGGCCTCATGGTCGAGAAGGTGCCGAAGGCGGAGCGCCGCCGGCGGGCCTCCGAGGCGCTGGCCATGGTGCGACTGGAGGGTTACGAGAAGCGGCGCCCGACGCAGTTGTCGGGCGGTCAGCGCCAGCGCGTGGCGCTCGCCCGCGCGCTGGTGAAGCGCCCGCGGGTGCTGCTTCTGGACGAGCCGCTCGGTGCGCTCGACCTCAAGCTGCGCGAGCAGATGCAGAAGGAACTGAAGGCCATTCAGGCCGAGGTGGGCATCACGTTCATCTTCGTCACCCACGACCAGGCCGAGGCCCTGTCGATGAGTGACCGGATCGCGGTGTTCAACGAGGGTCGGATCGTCCAGGTGGCGCCGCCGGCCGAGCTCTACGAGAACCCGGCGGACGCCTTCGTCGCCGGGTTCGTCGGCACGTCGAACCTCCTCGGGCCGGAGTCGGCCCGCAAGATCCTCGGGCGCGAAGGCACGTTCACCGTGCGCCCGGAGAAGATCCGCCTCGTCGACATCGACGGTCCGGGCGCCGGTGACGGGGAGTGCAGCGCCACCGGCGTCGTCACCGACGTGTCCTACCTGGGGGCGGAGACCCGCTACACCGTGACGCTCGACGCCGGCGACGAGCTGGTGGTCACCGAGCAGAACCTCGCAACGAAGTCCACCGACGCGCTGGCCGCCCGGGACCGGCCGGTGCGCCTCATCTGGGGGGAGCAGCACAACCGGCTGCTCCCCGGCTGA
- a CDS encoding ABC transporter substrate-binding protein, translating to MRYRRTALAGVATLALVLAGCGGDDDDDVAQATPGAGATTGTGTGTEGMATSLGEGEGKLNLVAWAGYVEDGSTDPKVDWVSDFEKKTGCNVNVTLGNTSDEMVTLMKSGKYDGVSASGDASLRLIGAGDVSPVNVDLIPNYKDIFDGLKDKPHNTVDGVHYGIPHGRGANLLMFNTEKVKPAPDSWSVVWDTNSPYKGKITAYDSPIYIADAALYLKATKPELNITNVYELDDAQFTAAVDLLKQQRGIIGEYWSDYTKEIDAFAKGNSVAGTTWQVIANVLKADKAPIKAILPKEGSTGWSDTWMLSSQAKNPNCMYMWMDHIASPKANAAATEYFGEAPSNRKACNFTADKKHCDTYHATDEAYFEQVAYWTTPVKDCGDARGEVCKDYSEWVKAWTEIKG from the coding sequence ATGCGGTATCGCCGAACGGCGCTGGCGGGGGTTGCGACCCTGGCCCTGGTACTCGCCGGCTGCGGTGGAGATGACGACGACGACGTCGCGCAGGCGACTCCGGGCGCCGGCGCCACCACGGGCACGGGCACCGGCACGGAAGGCATGGCCACGTCGCTCGGGGAGGGCGAGGGCAAGCTGAACCTGGTCGCCTGGGCCGGCTACGTCGAGGACGGCTCCACCGACCCCAAGGTCGACTGGGTGTCCGACTTCGAGAAGAAGACCGGCTGCAACGTGAACGTGACGTTGGGCAACACGTCCGACGAGATGGTCACGCTCATGAAGAGCGGCAAGTACGACGGTGTCTCCGCCTCCGGCGACGCCTCCCTGCGGCTCATCGGGGCCGGCGACGTGTCCCCGGTCAACGTCGACCTGATCCCCAACTACAAGGACATCTTCGACGGGCTGAAGGACAAGCCGCACAACACCGTCGACGGCGTGCACTACGGCATCCCGCACGGCCGCGGCGCGAACCTGCTGATGTTCAACACCGAGAAGGTCAAGCCGGCGCCCGACAGCTGGAGCGTCGTCTGGGACACCAACTCGCCGTACAAGGGCAAGATCACGGCCTACGACAGCCCGATCTACATCGCAGACGCCGCGCTCTACCTCAAGGCCACCAAGCCCGAGCTGAACATCACGAACGTCTACGAGCTCGACGACGCCCAGTTCACCGCGGCCGTCGACCTGCTCAAGCAGCAGCGCGGCATCATCGGTGAGTACTGGTCGGACTACACCAAGGAGATCGACGCCTTCGCGAAGGGCAACTCGGTCGCGGGCACGACGTGGCAGGTCATCGCCAACGTCCTGAAGGCCGACAAGGCGCCGATCAAGGCGATCCTGCCCAAGGAGGGTTCGACCGGCTGGTCCGACACCTGGATGCTCTCGTCCCAGGCGAAGAACCCGAACTGCATGTACATGTGGATGGACCACATCGCCTCGCCCAAGGCGAACGCGGCCGCGACCGAGTACTTCGGCGAGGCGCCGTCCAACCGCAAGGCGTGCAACTTCACCGCCGACAAGAAGCACTGCGACACCTACCACGCCACCGACGAGGCCTACTTCGAGCAGGTCGCGTACTGGACGACCCCGGTGAAGGACTGCGGCGACGCCCGCGGTGAGGTCTGCAAGGACTACTCGGAATGGGTCAAGGCCTGGACCGAGATCAAGGGCTGA
- a CDS encoding ABC transporter permease, producing MIDTGASAGTATRTRTDWVLDPIARVLRGRRWLQVSLLLAAPVAWLVVAYLGALAVMLFNGLWRFDLGNQVVIEDISTENFRELLTSDTYWTITLRTVGMAFAVTLTCAVLAFPIAFTMAKVATPRQRRLLLVAVLLPLWASYVVKVYAWRTILAEEGVLNWMLDPFGMSGPGTGGNGLIGIWLTFTYLWLPFMILPIYAGLERIPDSLFDASSDLGASPVTTFRKVILPMAFPSVVAGSIFTFSLTMGDYITPRLVSSSQFIGNVIYDNLGVAGNLPFAAAYASFPLVVMTAYLLVARRLGAFENL from the coding sequence GTGATCGACACCGGCGCCTCCGCGGGGACGGCCACGCGCACCCGGACCGATTGGGTTCTCGACCCGATCGCCCGGGTGCTGCGTGGGCGCCGGTGGCTCCAGGTCTCGCTGCTGCTGGCCGCGCCCGTGGCATGGCTGGTGGTGGCGTACCTGGGCGCCCTGGCCGTGATGCTCTTCAACGGCCTGTGGCGTTTCGACCTGGGCAACCAGGTCGTGATCGAGGACATCAGCACGGAGAACTTCCGTGAACTGCTGACCAGTGACACCTACTGGACGATCACGCTGCGCACGGTGGGCATGGCCTTCGCGGTCACGCTCACCTGCGCGGTGCTCGCCTTCCCCATCGCGTTCACGATGGCGAAGGTCGCGACGCCGCGGCAGCGTCGGCTGCTGCTCGTCGCGGTCCTGCTGCCGCTGTGGGCCAGCTACGTCGTCAAGGTCTACGCCTGGCGGACCATCCTCGCCGAGGAGGGCGTCCTCAACTGGATGCTCGACCCGTTCGGGATGTCCGGCCCGGGGACCGGCGGCAACGGTCTGATCGGGATCTGGCTGACCTTCACCTACCTGTGGCTGCCGTTCATGATCCTGCCGATCTACGCCGGGCTGGAGCGGATCCCCGACTCGCTGTTCGACGCCTCGTCAGATCTTGGGGCGTCGCCGGTGACGACGTTCCGCAAGGTGATCCTGCCGATGGCGTTCCCCTCGGTCGTGGCCGGCTCGATCTTCACGTTCTCGCTGACGATGGGGGACTACATCACCCCGCGGCTCGTCTCCTCGAGCCAGTTCATCGGGAACGTCATCTACGACAACCTCGGCGTGGCCGGGAACCTGCCGTTCGCCGCCGCCTACGCCTCCTTCCCGTTGGTCGTCATGACGGCCTACCTGTTGGTCGCGCGTCGCCTCGGCGCCTTCGAGAACCTGTGA
- a CDS encoding ABC transporter permease, which produces MNFSRRARALHWSGTAITLAFIYFPLAIIALYAFNSSRVQRWPIDGLSTKWVDAALHNPGAREALTTSVKVALMATGVALVLGSLAAFAVARYSFFGRNTISFLVVIPIAMPGIVTGMALNSAFREAPLIGGVNLGLLTIVISHATFCIVLVYNNVIARLRRMSGHLEEASADLGAHPLQTFRYVTFPTIRSALLAGGLLAFALSFDEIIVTIFTAGSTQTLPIWILQNYSRPNQGPIVNAVGLFAILLSIIPVYLAQRLTEGEDIARSSTAAAPAAAN; this is translated from the coding sequence TTGAACTTCTCCCGGCGCGCCCGCGCACTGCACTGGTCCGGCACGGCGATCACCCTCGCGTTCATCTACTTCCCGCTCGCGATCATCGCGCTGTACGCGTTCAACTCCTCGCGGGTCCAGCGCTGGCCGATCGACGGCCTGTCGACGAAGTGGGTCGACGCGGCGCTGCACAACCCGGGCGCACGGGAGGCCCTCACCACGTCGGTCAAGGTGGCGCTGATGGCCACCGGCGTCGCATTGGTCCTCGGGTCGTTGGCGGCGTTCGCGGTCGCGCGCTACAGCTTCTTCGGCCGGAACACCATCTCGTTCCTGGTCGTCATCCCCATCGCGATGCCGGGCATCGTCACCGGCATGGCGCTGAACTCCGCGTTCCGGGAGGCGCCGCTCATCGGGGGCGTCAATCTCGGCCTGCTGACCATCGTCATCAGCCACGCGACGTTCTGCATCGTGCTCGTCTACAACAACGTCATCGCCCGGCTGCGGCGGATGTCGGGCCACCTGGAGGAGGCGTCGGCGGACCTCGGGGCGCACCCGCTCCAGACCTTCCGTTACGTCACCTTCCCGACGATCCGGTCCGCGCTGCTCGCGGGCGGCCTGCTCGCCTTCGCGCTCTCCTTCGACGAGATCATCGTCACGATCTTCACCGCCGGATCGACGCAGACGCTGCCGATCTGGATCCTCCAGAACTACTCGCGGCCCAACCAGGGACCGATCGTCAACGCGGTGGGGTTGTTCGCGATCCTCCTGTCGATCATCCCCGTCTATCTCGCGCAGCGACTGACCGAGGGTGAGGACATCGCCCGGTCGTCCACCGCCGCGGCGCCGGCTGCTGCGAACTGA
- a CDS encoding gamma-aminobutyraldehyde dehydrogenase — protein sequence MPNLTSLPVDLPAQNWIDGAWVDPESGRLDDVYAPATGDVLFRAASSGTADVDRAVQAAAKAFESWSVTTPRERSEALLRIAQVIEDHADEFTAIESANVGKPVSALPDEMDLTIDNFRFFAGGARTLEAKPAGEYLSGYTSMLRREPLGVVGSIAPWNYPLMMAAWKIGPALAAGNTVVLKPSELTPLSVLRLAELLADVLPPGVLNVVTGTGEAGAALVEHPAVAMVSLTGSVATGKAIMAAAASTLKRVHLELGGKAPVVVLDDADPETVAAAVRLGAFFNAGQDCTAACRVIATERAYEATVAGVTDGAKTLISGDPGAAETELGPLVSAKQRERVAGFVERALAGSGEATAGGRPGDGPGYYFEPSVIVGVGQDDEIVQREVFGPVVTVQRVADEEAAIAAANAVDYGLAASVFTTDVGKAMRASAALRFGTVWVNDHIPLVSEMPHGGFKQSGFGKDMSLYAVEHYTELKHVMVKW from the coding sequence GTGCCGAACCTGACGTCTCTCCCGGTCGACCTGCCGGCTCAGAACTGGATCGACGGGGCCTGGGTCGACCCGGAGTCCGGCCGACTGGACGACGTGTACGCCCCCGCGACCGGTGACGTGCTGTTCCGCGCCGCCTCCTCCGGGACGGCGGACGTCGACCGGGCGGTGCAAGCGGCCGCGAAGGCCTTCGAGTCGTGGTCGGTGACCACGCCGCGCGAGCGCTCGGAGGCGCTGCTGCGCATCGCGCAGGTCATCGAGGACCACGCCGACGAGTTCACCGCGATCGAGTCGGCGAACGTCGGCAAGCCGGTGTCCGCGCTGCCGGACGAGATGGACCTGACCATCGACAACTTCCGGTTCTTCGCCGGTGGCGCCCGCACTTTGGAGGCGAAGCCGGCGGGGGAGTATCTGAGCGGTTACACCTCGATGCTCCGGCGGGAGCCGCTCGGCGTCGTCGGCAGCATCGCGCCGTGGAACTACCCGCTGATGATGGCGGCCTGGAAGATCGGGCCGGCCCTGGCGGCGGGCAACACCGTCGTGCTCAAGCCGAGCGAGCTGACCCCGCTGTCGGTGCTGCGGCTGGCCGAACTTCTCGCCGACGTCCTGCCGCCCGGCGTGCTGAACGTGGTCACCGGGACCGGCGAGGCCGGGGCCGCGCTCGTCGAGCATCCGGCCGTCGCGATGGTCTCGCTCACCGGGTCGGTGGCGACCGGGAAGGCGATCATGGCCGCGGCGGCGTCCACCCTCAAGCGCGTCCACCTCGAGCTCGGCGGCAAGGCGCCGGTCGTGGTCCTCGACGACGCGGACCCGGAGACCGTGGCCGCGGCGGTCCGGCTCGGGGCGTTCTTCAACGCGGGCCAGGACTGCACCGCCGCCTGCCGCGTCATCGCGACCGAGCGGGCCTACGAGGCGACCGTCGCCGGCGTCACCGACGGGGCGAAGACCCTGATCTCCGGTGATCCGGGCGCGGCGGAGACCGAGCTCGGCCCCCTGGTGTCCGCGAAGCAGCGCGAGCGGGTGGCCGGGTTCGTCGAGCGTGCGCTGGCCGGGTCGGGCGAGGCCACCGCGGGCGGCCGCCCGGGGGACGGGCCGGGCTACTACTTCGAGCCCTCGGTGATCGTCGGTGTCGGCCAGGACGACGAGATCGTGCAGCGCGAGGTGTTCGGCCCGGTCGTCACCGTGCAGCGCGTCGCCGACGAGGAGGCCGCGATCGCGGCGGCGAACGCCGTCGACTACGGCCTGGCCGCGAGTGTCTTCACGACCGACGTCGGCAAGGCGATGCGGGCCTCCGCCGCCCTGCGCTTCGGCACGGTCTGGGTCAACGACCACATCCCGCTGGTCTCCGAGATGCCGCACGGCGGGTTCAAGCAGTCGGGCTTCGGCAAGGACATGTCTCTGTACGCCGTCGAGCACTACACCGAGCTCAAGCACGTCATGGTCAAGTGGTAG
- a CDS encoding NAD-dependent succinate-semialdehyde dehydrogenase — protein sequence MGEAAERRVLDAVPDGLLIGGQWRPATGRREFGVEDPATRAELRTVADANAEDSRAALDAAVEAQPTWAVTAPRERAEILRRAFEAMTKRADDLALLMTLEHGKPVAESKAEVAYAAEFFRWFSEEAARISGSFSTAPAGNLRLLTIKQPVGPCLLITPWNFPLAMGTRKIGPAIAAGCTMVMKPAKQTPLSMLMLAQILREAGLPDGVLNVVTAKDPSVVSEPLLADDRLRKLSFTGSTAIGKMLIEMSAGQVLRTSMELGGNAPFLVFADADLDKAVEGAMIAKMRNMGQACTSANRFLVHSAVAGEFTERLVEKMAALVPGRGTEDGVTLGPLIDQAAIDKVDGLVSDAVSRGAKLLLGGKAGDGPGYFYSPTVLTDIPDDVRLTCEEIFGPVAAIRTFDDDEAAIAEANATEYGLVAYAFTADFDRALRVAERLESGMVGLNVGLVSNPAAPFGGVKQSGLGREGGTVGIEEYLETKYVALPT from the coding sequence ATGGGTGAAGCAGCGGAGCGGCGGGTCCTGGACGCGGTCCCCGACGGGTTGCTGATCGGGGGCCAGTGGCGACCGGCCACGGGTCGCCGGGAGTTCGGCGTCGAGGACCCGGCCACCCGCGCCGAGCTGCGGACGGTCGCGGACGCGAACGCGGAGGACTCCCGGGCGGCGCTCGACGCCGCCGTCGAGGCGCAGCCGACGTGGGCCGTCACGGCCCCGCGGGAGCGCGCGGAGATCCTGCGTCGCGCGTTCGAGGCGATGACGAAGCGGGCCGACGACCTCGCGCTGCTGATGACCCTCGAGCACGGCAAGCCGGTGGCCGAGTCGAAGGCCGAGGTCGCGTACGCGGCCGAGTTCTTCCGCTGGTTCTCCGAGGAGGCCGCGCGGATCTCCGGTTCGTTCTCGACCGCCCCGGCCGGCAACCTCCGGCTGCTGACGATCAAGCAGCCGGTGGGGCCGTGCCTGCTGATCACCCCGTGGAACTTCCCGCTGGCGATGGGCACCCGCAAGATCGGCCCCGCGATCGCCGCCGGCTGCACGATGGTGATGAAGCCGGCCAAGCAGACCCCGCTGTCGATGTTGATGCTGGCGCAGATCCTCCGCGAGGCCGGCCTTCCGGACGGCGTGCTCAACGTCGTCACTGCTAAGGACCCGAGCGTCGTGAGCGAGCCGCTGCTGGCCGACGACCGGCTCCGCAAGCTCTCGTTCACCGGCTCGACCGCGATCGGCAAGATGCTGATCGAGATGTCGGCGGGCCAGGTGCTCCGGACCTCGATGGAGCTGGGCGGCAACGCGCCGTTCCTGGTCTTCGCCGACGCCGACCTCGACAAGGCCGTCGAGGGCGCGATGATCGCGAAGATGCGGAACATGGGGCAGGCCTGCACCTCGGCCAACCGGTTCCTCGTGCACTCCGCCGTCGCCGGGGAGTTCACCGAGCGACTCGTCGAGAAGATGGCCGCCCTGGTGCCGGGCCGCGGGACCGAGGACGGCGTGACGCTCGGGCCGCTGATCGACCAGGCCGCGATCGACAAGGTCGACGGACTCGTCTCCGACGCCGTCTCCCGGGGCGCGAAGCTGCTGCTCGGCGGCAAGGCCGGCGACGGGCCGGGCTACTTCTACTCCCCGACCGTTCTCACGGACATCCCCGACGACGTGCGGCTGACCTGCGAGGAGATCTTCGGCCCGGTCGCCGCGATCCGCACCTTCGACGACGACGAGGCCGCGATCGCCGAGGCCAACGCCACCGAGTACGGCCTGGTCGCCTACGCGTTCACCGCCGACTTCGACCGGGCGCTCCGGGTCGCGGAGCGACTGGAGTCCGGCATGGTCGGCCTCAACGTCGGGCTCGTCTCCAACCCGGCCGCCCCGTTCGGCGGGGTGAAGCAGTCCGGCCTCGGCCGCGAGGGCGGCACGGTCGGCATCGAGGAGTACCTGGAGACGAAGTACGTCGCGCTGCCGACCTGA
- a CDS encoding META domain-containing protein: MARTGTTWARRGRVRRGLMLPLAVLLVAGLAACGSDAASSEPDPAAGGSGPGPSAGTPDGEFLSTSVTENGKPKKLVKGTSVSLRFADGAVSAQAGCNTMSGPVRFADGKLVVDDLAMTEMGCPGEGRHEQDQFVAAFLTARPAYTYDGTTLDLSTDSVRMVFGPREQVQPDLPLEGTRWNVTHLTSGPARDAADDPNAAVSAGMAPPKAFLEFADGRVTGNDGCNRLFGDATVSGDTITFGPIATTKMACPGVEGTDRVLAVLTGDVTWKIDHRILTLTNAAGDGLQLEAEKMPAGDKKSAPGPVGNADS; this comes from the coding sequence ATGGCACGCACGGGGACGACCTGGGCCCGGCGGGGGCGGGTTCGGCGCGGGCTGATGCTGCCGCTGGCGGTGCTGCTGGTGGCGGGACTGGCGGCGTGCGGGAGCGACGCGGCGTCCTCGGAGCCCGACCCGGCGGCCGGCGGCAGCGGCCCCGGACCGTCGGCCGGGACCCCGGACGGGGAGTTCCTGTCCACCTCGGTCACCGAGAACGGAAAGCCGAAGAAGCTGGTCAAGGGCACGAGCGTCTCGCTCCGCTTCGCCGACGGCGCGGTCAGCGCCCAGGCGGGCTGCAACACGATGAGCGGCCCGGTGCGCTTCGCCGACGGGAAGCTCGTCGTCGACGACCTCGCGATGACCGAGATGGGCTGCCCGGGCGAGGGCCGGCACGAGCAGGACCAGTTCGTCGCGGCCTTCCTGACCGCTCGCCCGGCCTACACCTACGACGGGACGACCCTCGACCTCAGCACCGATTCGGTCCGGATGGTGTTCGGTCCCCGCGAGCAGGTCCAGCCCGACCTCCCGCTGGAGGGCACCCGGTGGAACGTCACCCACCTGACCTCCGGCCCGGCCCGCGACGCCGCGGACGACCCGAACGCCGCGGTCTCGGCCGGCATGGCCCCGCCCAAGGCGTTCCTGGAGTTCGCCGACGGCCGGGTCACCGGCAACGACGGTTGCAACCGCCTCTTCGGTGACGCGACGGTCTCCGGCGACACCATCACCTTCGGGCCGATCGCCACGACCAAGATGGCCTGCCCGGGCGTCGAGGGGACCGACCGGGTGCTGGCCGTCCTCACCGGTGACGTGACCTGGAAGATCGACCACCGCATCCTGACCCTGACCAACGCGGCGGGCGACGGCCTGCAACTCGAGGCGGAGAAGATGCCGGCGGGAGACAAGAAGAGCGCGCCCGGACCGGTCGGCAATGCGGACTCCTGA